Within Macaca nemestrina isolate mMacNem1 chromosome X, mMacNem.hap1, whole genome shotgun sequence, the genomic segment CTGGCCTCCAATCCCCGTGGCACAGCTGGGGGCACAGCAGCTGCTCTCTCCCGAACCGTCTGTGCAAGCAGCTCCAGAGTGCCCCAGCCTGTGTGGGAGGAGCCGCTGGGAAGGAGACAGCAGCAGCCTTGGCCCAACTCTGCCTCCTTTCCTTCAGGTGTCACGACCCTAGGCACAGTGACAGGCACGGTCTCCACCAGCCTTGCCGGGGCAGGGGGCCACAGCACCAGTGCTTCCCTGGCCACGCCCATCACCACCTTGGGCACCATCGCCACCCTCTCAAGCCAGGTGATCAACCCCACTGCCATCACTGTGTCTGCCGCACAGACCACGCTGACAGCGGCAGGCGGGCTCACGACCCCAACCATCACCATGCAGGTAGGGCAGGGCCTGAGGGCACGTGTGGGCGAGGGACCCCACACAAGTGGAAGCACGTGAGGCTCACACCGTCCAGCCACAGGCCTTTCCTTCCTGGGGTTGCACTGCTGCCGGGCACAGCCATGGAGGGCCTTTCTTCACCTGGGGTATTTTTCTTGGTGTCACATGGTCCCTGTGTCATAGTCCGTGGTTTGGCCGTCATGGTTTGGCCATGCCTGGTGTTTGAACACCGAGTTCTTCCTCTCGCTGTGTTCTAGAGGACACTGCAGCTCGTCTGCATGTGTGTGCGGTGTTCTCTTCATATGTATTAAGGAAAACGGTGAAACGTTTGTTGTTGGCCTTTGAGCACTGAGGGAGATTTCCATTCTCTGACAAAGGACTTGACTCCAGCCAGGCTCCTGCCTTCCCACTTGCCCTGTCCCCACAGCCTCTTCCTCATCCTAGTTGCCTTTGAGGCAAAGTGGTGCCTCTTCCTTGGCGTCTGAGCAAGTCGGTGTCTTGGGGGCAGGGGCAAGTGGGTCTTACGTTTGCCAGGGCCATTGAGAAGTGGTCAGTGGTCCCAGCCTGTGCGGTGACAGTGCAGGACAGTGGGAGGGACAGGCAGACAGCCAGCTGTGGCACTAACTCTCTTCCTCGTGTGTCTCCCCAGCCCGTGTCCCAGCCCACCCAGGTAACTCTGATCACGGCACCCAGTGGGGTGGAGGCTCAGCCTGTGCACGACCTCCCTGTGTCCATTCTGGCCTCCCCGACTACAGAACAGCCCACTGCCACAGTCACCATTGCCGACTCAGGCCAGGGTGATGTGCAGCCTGGCACTGTCACCTTGGTGTGCTCCAACCCACCCTGTGAGACCCACGAGACTGGCACCACCAACACAGCCACCACCACTGTTGTGGCTAACCTTGGGGGACACCCCCAGCCCACCCAAGTGCAGTTCGTCTGTGACAGACAGGAGGCAGCTGCTTCTCTTGTGACCTCGACTGTGGGGCAGCAGAATGGTAGTGTGGTTCGAGTCTGCTCAAACCCACCCTGCGAGACCCATGAGACGGGCACCACCAACACCGCCACCACCGCCACCTCCAACATGGCCGGGCAGCATGGCTGCTCAAACCCACCCTGCGAGACCCATGAGACGGGCACCACCAACACTGCCACTACAGCCATGTCAAGTGTCGGCGCCAACCACCAGCGAGATGCCCGTCGGGCCTGTGCAGCCGGCACCCCTGCCGTGATCCGGATCAGTGTGGCCACTGGGGCGCTGGAGGCAGCTCAGGGCTCTAAGCCCCAGTGCCAAACCCGCCAGACCAGCACGACCAGCACCACCATGACTGTGATGGCCACCGGGGCCCCGTGCTCGGCCGGCCCACTCCTTGGGCCAAGCATGGCACGGGAACCTGGGGGCCGTGGCCCTGCTTTTGTGCAGTTGGCCCCTCTGAGTAGCAAAGTCAGGCTGAGCAGCCCAGGCAGCAAGGACCTGCCCGCGGGGCGCCACAGCCATGTGGCCAACACCACTGCCATGGCCCGTTCCAGCATGGGTGCTGGGGAGCCCCACACGGCACCTGCGTGCGAGAGCCTCCAGGGTGGCTCGCCTAGCACCACAGTGACTGTGACGGCCCTGGAGGCACTGCTGTGCCCCTCGGCCACCGTGACCCAAGTCTGCTCCAACCCACCATGTGAGACCCACGAGACAGGCACCACCAACACCGCCACTACCTCGAATGCAGGCAGCGCCCAGAGGGTGTGCTCCAACCCACCATGCGAAACCCACGAGACAGGCACCACCCACACGGCCACCACCGCCACTTCAAACGGGGGCACGGGCCAGCCTGAGGGTGGGCAACAGCCCCCTGCTGGTCACCCCTGTGAGACACACCAGACCACTTCCACCGGCACCACCATGTCAGTCAGCATGGGCGCCCTGCTTCCCGACGCCACTTCTTCCCACAGGACCCTGGAGTCTGGTCTGGAGGTGGCGGCGGCGCCCAGCGTCACCCCCCAGGCTGGCACCGCACTGCTGGCTCCTTTCCCAACGCAGAGGGTGTGCTCCAACCCCCCCTGTGAGACCCACGAGACGGGCACCACTCACACGGCCACCACTGTCACTTCCAACATGAGTTCAAACCAAGGTGAGTGAAGGCGGGTAGCTTGACTTTCATGGTGTCCCAGCCCCCCAGGCCGAGAGGCCAAGACAACGATGGCGGGGGTCCGTCCAGAGTCTACCAGTCGGGCTCCTTGGTGCCCAGTTTACCAGTGGGGTGGGCTGGGGCGTCCTGGCTATACCTGAAGCAGACGGAGGTCTCCAGGAGCCCGTCCTGCCCTCTCTGGCCCTCCCCTTGGTGGTAGAGGAAGTCCATGGTGGTCAAGCCAAGTGCAGGCCTGGGGGGTTTCTGCTGAGCAGCCGCCTGCCTGTCGCCCCCATAGACCCCCCACCCGCTGCCAGCGATCAGGGAGAGGTGGAGAGCACCCAGGGCGACAGCGTGAACATCACCAGCTCCAGTGCCATCACAACAACTGTGTCCTCCACACTGACGCGGGCTGTGACCACTGTGACGCAGTCCACGCCGGTCCCGGGCCCCTCCGTGCCGGTAAGAGCCCAGGGGGCCGttttcctccctgccttcctcaccTACGCCCATGCAGTTCCACACTTAGACACCAGATGTCGCTCTTGTACCAGGCATGGGGCCGCTCCTGGTCCCTTTTCCGGACCATAAAAGGGTAGCCTCGGTGCCTGCTGTGGCAGGAGGCAGGAGCCTCACCGTCCCCCACATCCCTGGGGCGCTTTTATTTCTGTGACTGGTTCCCATCGCGTGTCACTTCACCGCAGCCTGTATAAGACATGGTGGGGATCTGAGTGCCTATTTGTCCAGGCCAGGGTGACTGAGGACAGGTTAAACCTGACCAGGGGTCTCAAGGGCCTTTGTCCTCATGCTGCTCAGAGAACCACTGTTCCCTCCCTATTTAACATGGGCTCAAGCTAGCCCATCAAGAATGAAAACTTAGGCCCACAAGGAAAGGTGAAGGCTGGCTTGCTTCTCAGCCCTGCTGCCTGGCTCtggcccctctcctcccctctgaCAGGGGCTTCTCTCCCTTTCTAGAAGATTTCATCAATGACTGAGACTGCCCCAAGGGCTCTGACTACTGAAGTCCCCATCCCGGCCAAAATAACAGTGACCATAGCCAACACAGAAACTTCTGACATGCCCTTCTCTGCTGTTGACATCCTGCAGCCCCCAGAGGAACTCCAGGTGTCACCAGGGCCTCGCCAGCAGCTGCCACCACGGCAGCTTCTACAGTCGGCTTCCACAGCCCTGATGGGGGAGTCCACTGAGGTCCTGTCAGCCTCCCAGACCCCTGAGCTCCCAGCCGCCGTGGATCTGAGCAGCACAGGGGAGCCATCTTCGGGCCAGGAGTCTGCCAGCTCTGCGGTGGTGGCCACTGTGGTGGTCCAGCCACCCCCACCTGCGCAGTCTGAAGTAGACCAGTTATCACTTCCCCAAGAGTTAATGGCCGAGGCCCAAGCCGGCACCACCACCCTCATGGTAACGGGGCTCACCCCTGAGGAGCTGGCAGTGACTGCTGCTGCAGAAGCAGCCGCCCAGGCCGCAGCCACGGAGGAAGCCCAGGCCCTGGCCATCCAGGCGGTGCTCCAGGCCGCACAGCAGGCCGTCATGGGTGAGCACTGGTGCCACCTTGGGGGAGCAGTAGCCTATGGAGACATCCTGGGAAGAGGAGCCCATTTCCCTCGAGGGTGGCATGAGCCAGATGTGATGGGCAGGACAGGCACAGGGGACCCCAGGCAGACCAGGTAGTAGGGACTGCCATGAAAGACAGGCCGGCCGGGGTTAGCGCCCGGGAAACAGGCAGGGCCCCTCAGCCAGGGCTTAGTCTACAGTGGAGCACAGTGGGAGGTGGACAGGCTCTGGGGGCCTCCGCCCGGGCTGCCCGCTTGCGGCCAGCCTTCCTAGTGAGTAGTGTTTCTCTCCACCCTGGAGCAGGCACTGGCGAGCCTATGGACACCTCTGAGGCAGCAGCAACCGTGACGCAGGCAGAGCTGGGGCACCTGTCAGCCGAGGGTCAGGAGGGCCAGGCCACCACCATCCCTATTGTGCTGACACAGCAGGAGCTGGCTGCCCtggtgcagcagcagcagctacaggaggcccaggcccagcagcagcatcaccaccTCCCCACTGAGGCCCTGGCCCCTGCCGACAGTCTCAACGACCCGGCCATTGAGAGCAACTGCCTCAATGAGCTGGCCGGCACAGTCCCCAGCACTGTGGCGCTGCTGCCCTCAACGGCCACTGAGAGTAAGCGACTGAGGGCAAATTGGTGCTGGGGTGGTAGGGGCACCCAGGGAGGTGAGGGCAGGATGGGAGGCTCGGTCCCACTTGGGAGCCAGGTCTCCAGAGTCTTTCCTGCTGACACCTTCTTTCTTCTCAGGCCTGGCCCCATCCAACACATTTGTGGCCCCCCAGCCGGTTGTGGTGGCCAGCCCAGCCAAGCTGCAGGCTGCAGCTACCCTGACTGAAGTGGCCAATGGCATCGAGTCCCTGGGTGTGGTGAGTCGGGTGTGTTGGGGCTCCTGAGGCCAGGGCCTGGGGGGCAGCACTGCCTCTGGGTACTGAAGGCCTGATCTCGTCGCACCGATTCTGTCTTCCAGAAGCCGGACCTGCCACCCCCACCCAGCAAAGCCCCCATGAAGAAGGAGAACCAGTGGTTTGATGTAGGGGTCATTAAGGGCACCAATGTAATGGTGACACACTATTTCCTGCCACCAGATGATGCTGTCCCATCAGACGTAAGTGTCCCCAGGTGCTGATGTCCTCAGGTGGGTGAATCTTGACTCTACTGCCCTGAGCGGGGCTTACAGGAAACTCTTCCATCTTTGGGCCAAGCTGAGTAGCCAGGAAGCCTGAGGAAGGTGGGCAGAGACCATCCCCCCTGAAGCAGTAGGAAAGGAGAGCTTTGGTTCCTTCCCTCCAGTACCTGTGCACAGTCAGCCTTGCCACATCCCTCCTTGCTGTGAGGGGCCAGCCACCGCTGACCTCTTTTCCCTCTGGCCCGTAATCACCATGGACCTGCAACGTTCCTGGGGTGGCTCAGAACTGCCTTCTCCACAGTGGAGTTCATGCCACTCCTCTCTTCCCAGGATGATTCGGGCACCGTCCCCGACTATAACCAGCTGAAGAAGCAGGAGCTGCAGCCAGGCACAGCCTATAAGTTTCGTGTTGCTGGAATCAATGCCTGTGGCCGGGGGCCCTTCAGCGAAATCTCAGCCTTTAAGACGTGTCTGCCTGGTTTCCCAGGGGCCCCTTGTGCCATTAAAATCAGCAAAGTGAGTCTTGCCATCGGGTGGCCGTCTGTCCCTGGTTGGTTCCTGCACATGAGGTAGCCGGTGGGGGGGTAGGAGGGCTAGGTTTTGAGTCCCAGTTTGTCTTAGTCCTTCCACTTGGGGGAAGATCTCTTTGAAGCCCCTTGAACTACGACATGGAATATCTCTACTGTGTTAGAAAATGGTTTATGGGAACCATGATCAGTCAGTTATGGAAGCTTCTAGCCTGTTCTGTTGTTGACCTGACCCCCTGGGTTCTAGAGTCCGGACGGTGCTCACCTCACCTGGGAGCCACCCTCTGTGACCTCCGGCAAGATCATCGAGTACTCGGTGTACCTGGCCATCCAGAGCTCACAGGCTGGGGGCGAGCTCAAGAGCTCCACCCCGGCCCAGCTGGCCTTCATGCGGGTGTACTGCGggcccagcccctcctgcctGGTGCAGTCCTCCAGCCTCTCCAACGCCCACATCGACTATACCACCAAGCCCGCCATCATCTTCCGCATCGCCGCCCGCAATGAGAAGGGCTATGGCCCAGCCACACAAGTGAGGTGGCTGCAGGGTGAGTGTCCTTTGTGGGACTCCTCAGGCAGCTTCTAGGGAAGGCACAGGAAGCTGGGTGCAGCAGGAGGAACTGTCACCACCTGAGATCTCTTCCCATGTGCAGTGTCTCCCTGCTTCCTTTGGTGTGCACACAGCCCCCCATGGAGGCGGCCATCGAGTGGAGCAGGGGACCCAGCTCCGGGCCTGGAGGTGCAGGGGACACTGCCTCAGGATGTTTGAGGGGACAAGCAGTGAGAGAGCTGGTAGGAAAGTGTAGGTTTCCAGGCCTGAAAACAGCGTGTCCCACGTCCCTGGAGTGCAGCAGGTGAAGGATGGAGGCCAGCCTACCTCCTGTCAGGTCATGCGCCTGCTCCAGCTCCCCTGGGCTCTGGGACATGGGCGGACAGTGAGAGGTGgaagctgagctgagctgagtgGGTTTCTAACCTACGTCCAGAGGGGAGTGAGTGATGGTGTGTTCTGGCACCAAGAGGCTCTGTGGGTGGGCAGGGCACATGTGTTCCTTGCTCTTGTTCTGTCACAGTGCTGCTCacccatctctctctttccttccagaAACCAGTAAAGACAGCTCTGGCACCAAGCCGGCCAACAAGCGGCCCATGTCCTCTCCAGAAATGTAAGCAGGAAGCCCCTTTCAGGAACCTTCGAGGCTGGGGAGTGGAAATAGCTGGGCTCAGCCTCTCGTCAAATGACTGACTGGGGGCCCGTAACCGGCCCCACACCAGGCCCTGCACTGGCAGGGCCTCCAGTGGTGCGGGGCCCACACtaactttctctttcctttttctgccttCCAAGGAAATCTGCTCCAAAGAAATCTAAGGCCGACGGTCAGTGAGAGGAAGCTGACCAGCCCCTGGATTCTTCTCCAGAACCCCCTGCTTCAGGAACACCCGCCAGGGCCCACCCCTCCCGCCCCATCCCGGCATTCGCACTTCACCCTCGCGAGCCGCTGTTCActcctctcccctttctctttctctctgtttttaaaataatctaaagaAAGCACATTTTACCATTGCTGTtgggaggaagcagaggcagaTGGGAAAGCAGAGAGAGGAGCGCGCTTCCTTTCCTCCCTGCTGCTGCCCACCCTGGGGAGAGACCTTTGCGGGGAGGGAAGGCGGAGCTGAGGACAGCCAGCTCCGCCCTCCCAAGGCTGTGCGTTCCTGAGGGCCAGGTCTGGGGGCGGGCATGGAGTGAGGAAAGGCACTCCTCTTGGCCCTCCCCAGAGTGGCTTTCCCAGCACCCTGGCCTGGGTGTctggttctgttttcttttcttcccctgtgTTTCCAGTCACCTAACTTCCCTTCCTCAGGCTCCCCCGGCCCGTCCTGCTCAGTGACCCCACAGGAAGCTTACACATTGTCTCAGAGGCCTTTGTGCTCCCACCTCTTCTACCCTCCCCCTCTTCTTTCccgttttaaaaaagaaaagaaggaaaaagaaaaaaggggcaAGGAGCCCCACGGCGGCCTGGGCAGTGCCTGTGCAGACCTCCCTGCAGGCCACACTGCCAACTGCTgcatttgttgtgttttttaggTTGAAATTGGTGAAGTTCACACTTTCATTGTAATTTTAGCGTGTGGGGTTTTGTcccttttttcttgttgttagCTGTGTACAGAATgtgtaatcttttttcttttttttttgtttttttgttttttgttttgtttttgtttttttatttttttcttcttggctaATTCTTGGCAGGGATCTTTCTGGAGGAAAAGCTGGGGCCAGCCAGGGCAGGAGAGGTGTGAAATCTGCTACGTGGGGCCTGCTGTTTGCCACCCAGCCCAACTTCCTGTTGCTGGCCCCTGCCCTCTGCCCTTTTGCCTGTCCTCAGGCCGCTGGAACAAAGGAAGGACAGCTCATTCCTCATGGGCGATCACTCCGCATCTATAGGGTTGAGGCCGGGGGAGCTTGAGGGAGGGCTGGGGCCTCCTTGTCCTGGGTTCCCAGctctccccctgccccctccctgaGCACCACCGGCACCGCCTCCCACACAGGGCTGCTGCTTTCCACAGGCACTGCTCCACCTCCCCCAAATTGTCATGGAAAGGGTGGAGAATGGAGGGGAACCAGGCGTCCTTGGAGGCAGCCCAGGAGGGCAACTGTAATGTCACCCACAAGGGAGGCTAGGGCAGTGGAGCAGGCCGCCAGCAGCAGCTACCCAGGCCAGCCTCCATGGCTGGGGGATCTGTTGAGTTTTCTGCCCCCGACCCTGAACTTCCGTCAAGGAGCAAGGCTTGCCAGCAAGTCAGAAGGATTTAAACTGAGCAGCCAATCTTTCCAGCCCTCCCCCACCGACCTCTGCCTGGAGATGCAGCAGCCTGTGTCCTCCAGGACCTCTGGTTTGTTGTATTATAGTATATTTCGCTGTGGAAAATGTCACGTTTAGTCACCTTGGAGCCCACTCACCTGGTCCTGTTGTTTTACCCCATCCCTTCTCTTGCGCGCCTATTGATTTGTTTCTGAGGAGAGTACACCGTTCACTATTGTAGAGTAACTCCTGTGACTCAATATTACCATAGTGCGATGTCGTTTTGTGCTATTTTGAACAATTAAAAGACTTTTTTTGAAATAACCACTAGGTGTCTCACTGTGTCCCGGCATCCTCACAGGAGGCCTCAGCAGGAAGGCTGAGACCTGCCCTGGGCTCACGGGAGTCCCCTGGAGGGGAACCTGAGCTCTGGAGGGGAACCTGGTGAAAGTGTAGAAGGCCCCAGAGTGAGGCCCCTGCTGTGGCCTGCAGTCTTTGGACTACGTCGGACCAGGTTCCAGCAGGTTGCTTGGCAGCTGCCTTGCAGGGGGCAAGGGCCAAAGGATCCCTTGGGCAGCTGCTGCTGACTTCCTGTGTCTGGGGCCAgatgtccctccctccctcccctcctacACTAGAGGATAGGATGGGGCAAAGGCCTGGCAGGTCACCAGCGGCAGCCTCCTTGGGTGGGTTTGGGGGTAGGTGGGCTGAGTCAAGTACACCATGGGTACTGCAGAGGTGGATCCCTTCCTCTGGCTTCCTGTTACATGTGAGCCATGCCCCCAAGGGGAAGAAGCAGAGCTTATGATCCAGACTGACCACCTAGTGGCTGGGTCGGTGGGACAGCTGGGATCCTGTGGGCTGAATTTGTACCAGGAGGCCCAGAAAGCCCCGGGGCAAGGCGGCCGGAGCAGCATAGGCCTAGACGAGTCCAAGGGGAGTGACATCCCGCTTCTGGGGCCTGGTGCTCCTGGTGCACCTGTATTCCCTGCCCCCTCAAAGCCCCCCGCCTCCTGCCTTTGTTTCCCCCACACACCTCTACTGCCCAGTCTTCTTCAGAGCACCCAGGCACTCTGCTACCAGAAGCTCCCGGAGTAACAAAAGCCTCCGTGTCTCCACCTGTGGCATGGGTGTGTGTGCAAGGCCCTGTTGAATGCCACCTCTTCTGGGAAGCCTCTGTCATGTGGGGTGTGCTGTGTCATGTGGGGGCGGGGAAAGCAGACTGGCCAGGGCTTGACACCGGGAGCCGTGGCTCTGTCTTACCCACTGCAGCAACTGTGACCTGCCTTGGAGCCTAGCCTTGCAGAGGCCTAAGGAGAGGGGTGGGAAAGTGTCCTTTAGAGCAGAGTGGTAGGAGTCATGGCTGGGGCTGGTGGAGGCCAGGGGCCACATGGGGCTGGCCCCAGAACCGAGGGGCCTTTGGCAAATGACTTTTTGGGCGCTTTGCCTGGTGGGGGTGGTACAAGGGTTCTTCCCACCCCACTCCTGTAGCTGGCACCTGCGGGGATACCCACCCTCTGCCTTCCTTCAGCTCACCTGTCTCACCACGGCTGCATCACACTCCAGAAGGCAAGGGCCACATCAGCCATGCCTCTGGTGTTTATCTGAAAATACCGAGTTTCCGTCTGAGGGTACCACTCAgcctggggaggcaggagggaggctgGACATGAACATGACAGGCCTGTGAGCAGGGCAGGTAGATACTTTGTGCCCGGCTGGGCACAAAGCTCATCCCCTGAGCATGAGCCAAGGCCGAGGGTGGGTGCGAGCACACAGAGGATGCCTCCCCAGCTGCCAGGGGCGTCAGCCTCATTACCAAGCACCCCGAAGGGGAACTGTTTGGGGTTGGGTGGGTCAGCCTGCAGCAGGGACTGAGACAGTCACTGTGGCATCAAAGACCAGCAGTGCAGCACCACGCCCAAAGGCTGGAACCATTCTGTGGGCTGTTGGCCTGGAAGGTAGGGAACAGCTCAGCCCAGCTGCCTTGTAGCATCATCGGGTCAGTCATAGAGCTACAGACAGATTTGGGCAGCTGGAAAACAGGCCCAGAGAACGGGGGTGTGGGCTCACCTGCAGTTACTGTCTGGCCTTAGAGCTGTGTCACTTGTGTAAAGAAGTCAGTGCCGAggccgggtgcggaggctcacacctgtaatcccagcactttgggaggccgaggcaggtggatcacaaggtcaggaatttgagaccagcctggccaacatggtgaaaacctgtctctaccaaaaatacaaaaaaaaaaaaaaaaaaaaaaaaaaagccgggtgtgctggcaggcgcctgtaatcccagctactccagaggctgaggcaggagaattgcttaaacccaggaagcagaggttgcagtaagccaagattgtgccactgcactccagcctgggtgacagagcaagactccatctcagaaaaaagaagtcAGCGCCAATGGCTCCCCATTACTGACTGTTGAGGTAGTTGGTGACAAACTGATTCAAAAGAGAGAACTtgctaggctgggtgcggtggctcatgcctgtaatcccagcactttgggtggctgaggcaggaggatcgcttgagcttaggagttcgagaccagcctgggcaacattgcaaaaccctgtctccactaaaaatacaaaaattagccaggcgtggtggcacacaactgtggtcccagctactcaggaggctgaggtgggaggatcgcttgagcctggcaggtcgaggctgcagtgagctgcctgggcgacagaacactatctcaaaaaaaagaaagaaaaagaaaaagaaaaaaaaaagcttgcctCTTGTCTACCCTATGTGGTGACAGGTCAGAGGGACCTGCATTCAGGCCCACTAGCTGTTCCCTGTCCTGCTGCACCCCTGCCCTACAGGCTTGGTAGGGCCAAGGCCCTCAGCCGCCCTGCCTGGGCCCCTGACACATTAGGGGGCACATTAGAAGGGCACATTAGGGCCCCTCTCCGGGCTCCCTTAAAGGTAGCTGGTGTAGGGCGGGGTGGGTGGCAGCCCCGTTTCCCCTTCCCCCTCATCCCAGACCGTCCGGCCATCCCAGCTTTTCCCACCAAGCAGGATCTTGAGACCAGGGCACCCAGCAGGGGCCCTGGCGGGACTGGCCCATTCTAGGGGAGGGTCGCGTCAGGAACAAGCGCGGAGGCGGGGCCTCAAAGCCCCGCCCCCAGGCCCAGCGGAACCTGAAGAGGAGGGGGTGGGTGAGCCGGGCGCGGCTCTGTCAGCTGAGTGACAGTCACGGGACCGCGACCAACTCTGTCTGGCTTCctagaggagagggagggatgagCAAGGGTCTCCGAGCGCGGCAGACCAGTGGTGGGGTGCGTGCAGGGAGTCCTGCCTTGGAGGGTCCCGGGGATGGTGACGTCTGAAGCCCCGTGCAGAGGGGGGGATCCCCGAGGGCTGGTTCCCGAGGCTGGGGGGCCTAGGTCCCATGCGGGGGCTGCGCCTTCAAGCCCCAGTTCCCCTAGGACATGGAGAAAGAGCGAGAGACTCTGCAGGCCTGGAAGGAGCGCGTGGCGCAGGAGCTGGACCGTGTAGTGGCGTTCTGGATGGAGCACTCCCACGACCAGGAGCACGGGTACTCGGCAGCTTCTGGAGTCCTCGGCAGGGTTTTTGCCCTTCCTGAGGCCCCTCCTTACTCTCAGGCACCTCACAGATTTGCTGACCCCGGAGGGGCAGGAGGGGCTGGCAAGGCCCCTTCCAGACTTTGCTAATCCCGCGTTCCCACAGGGGCTTCTTCACGTGCCTTGGCCGCGAGGGACGGGTGTATGATGACCTCAAGTACGTGTGGCTGCAGGGGAGGCAGGTACGGTGTTCCCAGCCTGGAAGCTTCAGGCACACGGCCCATCGCCTCAAAGgtctccccacctcaccccagcCGGCCGCTTAGGCCACGTTCCCTCCCGTACCCCGCAGGTGTGGATGTATTGTCGCCTGTACCGCACTTTCCAGCGCTTCCACCACTCTCAGCTTctgaatgcagcaaaagcaggtGCTCCCTTCCTGCCCATCTCCCAGTGACTCTGTCCATGTTTACTCAACAGGGCACATGTGCGGAGTTCCTAGAGGGGTCTAGAAGCAGGAATGGATTGGGGAGGCTCAAGGGTGGTGTGTGGGGGGCGTCCTGGCCTTACTCCTGGCATGCCAACCCCCCAACCTCCAGGTGGTGAGTTCTTGCTGCGTTATGCCCGGCTGGCACCTCCTGGCAAGAAGTGTGCCTTTGTGCTGACTCGGGACGGCCGTCCGGTCAAGGTGCAGCGGACCATCTTCAGCGAGTGTTTCTACACCATGGCCATGAACGAGCTGTGGAGGGCCACAGGGGAAGTACGGTACCAGGTGTGTGAGAGGACGGTGCCCCTGAAGaccccaccctgggaccctgccaTGGCCACCTGATGCATTCCCACTCACTACGCAAGTCCACTGCCATGGACCCATCTGTGGGCCAAGTCCCCTTCACCTCTGAACGCTCCCTTACCCCCACAGGGGCGCAGACAGAGAGGGCCCTATCCACGCCCTGCCCCCAGCTGGGAAGaggcccctccctcctccctgggcTCCCTGTGCTTCCAGACCTTGACCCCACAGCCTGGAAGGGACTGCACCCCCAGACTGGGAGCCCCCAAGGCAGAGTGGGCGGATCTGCCTGGTCCCTACTGGACGCCGGGTGCCAGGCCCCAAGTAGGCCCTGGGTGAACGTGTCTCAGGTTCAGGAGAGGAACTGACTCTCTCATCCCAAGGCTGTGTCCTGGGGGATGGGACAGGATGTAGCCTCAGCCTGGGCCTCCCCTCGCCTCCTGAACTCCCAGACGGAAGCCGTGGAGATGATGGATCAGATTGTCCACTGGGTGCGGGAGGACGCGTCGGGACTGGGCCGGCCCCAGCTCCAGGGGGCCCCGACTGCGGAGCCCATGGCGGTGCCCATGATGCTGCTGAACCTGGTAGAGCAGCTTGGGGAGGCAGATGAGGAGCTGGCAGGCAAATACACAGAGCTGGGGGACTGGTGCGCCCAGAGGATTCTGCAGCACGTGCAGGTGGGGGATGCCTGGGGAGCTGGGGTGGTGGGAGGTCCTCCACTCCCCCACTCCCCTGGGTGCCCTGGGGCTTGACACACCTGGAGAGACAGAGATTCGGGGAGGTCCCCACCTGGG encodes:
- the LOC105467312 gene encoding host cell factor 1 isoform X3 yields the protein MASAVSPANSPAVLLQPRWKRVVGWSGPVPRPRHGHRAVAIKELIVVFGGGNEGIVDELHVYNTATNQWFIPAVRGDIPPGCAAYGFVCDGTRLLVFGGMVEYGKYSNDLYELQASRWEWKRLKAKTPKNGPPPCPRLGHSFSLVGNKCYLFGGLANDSEDPKNNIPRYLNDLYILELRPGSGVVAWDIPITYGVLPPPRESHTAVVYTEKDNKKSKLVIYGGMSGCRLGDLWTLDIDTLTWNKPSLSGVAPLPRSLHSATTIGNKMYVFGGWVPLVMDDVKVATHEKEWKCTNTLACLNLDTMAWETILMDTLEDNIPRARAGHCAVAINTRLYIWSGRDGYRKAWNNQVCCKDLWYLETEKPPPPARVQLVRANTNSLEVSWGAVATADSYLLQLQKYDIPATAATATSPTPNPVPSVPANPPKSPAPAAAAPAVQPLTQVGITLLPQAAPAPPTTTTIQVLPTVPGSSISVPTAARTQGVPAVLKVTGPQATTGTPLVTMRPTSQAGKAPVTVTSLPAGVRMVVPTQSAQGTVIGSSPQMSGMAALAAAAAATQKIPPSSAPTVLSVPAGTTIVKTMAVTPGTTTLPATVKVASSPVMVSNPATRMLKTAAAQVGTSVSSATNTSTRPIITVHKSGTVTVAQQAQVVTTVVGGVTKTITLVKSPISVPGGSALISNLGKVMSVVQTKPVQTSAVTGQASTGPVTQIIQTKGPLPAGTILKLVTSADGKPTTIITTTQASGAGTKPTILGISSVSPSTTKPGTTTIIKTIPMSAIITQAGATGVTSSPGIKSPITIITTKVMTSGTGAPAKIITAVPKIATGHGQQGVTQVVLKGAPGQPGTILRTVPMGGVRLVTPVTVSAVKPAVTTLVVKGTTGVTTLGTVTGTVSTSLAGAGGHSTSASLATPITTLGTIATLSSQVINPTAITVSAAQTTLTAAGGLTTPTITMQPVSQPTQVTLITAPSGVEAQPVHDLPVSILASPTTEQPTATVTIADSGQGDVQPGTVTLVCSNPPCETHETGTTNTATTTVVANLGGHPQPTQVQFVCDRQEAAASLVTSTVGQQNGSVVRVCSNPPCETHETGTTNTATTATSNMAGQHGCSNPPCETHETGTTNTATTAMSSVGANHQRDARRACAAGTPAVIRISVATGALEAAQGSKPQCQTRQTSTTSTTMTVMATGAPCSAGPLLGPSMAREPGGRGPAFVQLAPLSSKVRLSSPGSKDLPAGRHSHVANTTAMARSSMGAGEPHTAPACESLQGGSPSTTVTVTALEALLCPSATVTQVCSNPPCETHETGTTNTATTSNAGSAQRVCSNPPCETHETGTTHTATTATSNGGTGQPEGGQQPPAGHPCETHQTTSTGTTMSVSMGALLPDATSSHRTLESGLEVAAAPSVTPQAGTALLAPFPTQRVCSNPPCETHETGTTHTATTVTSNMSSNQDPPPAASDQGEVESTQGDSVNITSSSAITTTVSSTLTRAVTTVTQSTPVPGPSVPISSMTETAPRALTTEVPIPAKITVTIANTETSDMPFSAVDILQPPEELQVSPGPRQQLPPRQLLQSASTALMGESTEVLSASQTPELPAAVDLSSTGEPSSGQESASSAVVATVVVQPPPPAQSEVDQLSLPQELMAEAQAGTTTLMVTGLTPEELAVTAAAEAAAQAAATEEAQALAIQAVLQAAQQAVMAGTGEPMDTSEAAATVTQAELGHLSAEGQEGQATTIPIVLTQQELAALVQQQQLQEAQAQQQHHHLPTEALAPADSLNDPAIESNCLNELAGTVPSTVALLPSTATESLAPSNTFVAPQPVVVASPAKLQAAATLTEVANGIESLGVVSRKPDLPPPPSKAPMKKENQWFDVGVIKGTNVMVTHYFLPPDDAVPSDDDSGTVPDYNQLKKQELQPGTAYKFRVAGINACGRGPFSEISAFKTCLPGFPGAPCAIKISKSPDGAHLTWEPPSVTSGKIIEYSVYLAIQSSQAGGELKSSTPAQLAFMRVYCGPSPSCLVQSSSLSNAHIDYTTKPAIIFRIAARNEKGYGPATQVRWLQETSKDSSGTKPANKRPMSSPEMKSAPKKSKADGQ